One stretch of Bosea vaviloviae DNA includes these proteins:
- the tagH gene encoding type VI secretion system-associated FHA domain protein TagH, with protein sequence MPSLTLSIQNMDRLPDGGPLQITIKGQRGLDIGRDQYLDWTLPDPGRIVSSRHCEVRFRDGAYWLHDVSSNGTFVNGSELRMSGPHRLKDGDRLEIGHYIIGASVDSEGASETAPEPAAPSSARPDEMWESASTAPPIPASELRPPRPAAEQNDLMNWYVDIPEIDEPARSNEPAWLPPDRSTASAPAAPPPVPPPAPNADAPGFEALPPMTAPLPAPRGDWSIHPIPDTPEPAQPSPEPVPLGGYMTSPPAAILAAKPARPAAAAVAAAPEPPPAAPPTPVKAPAQAQIGNQLAARMARGAGVSEEIFNRRSPEEMAELAGLLLRITCENVKQMLQARAETKGLVRSTNQTMIQALENNPLKFSPTVEDALRIMFGPSTTSYLDARRALEDSFRDLKTHQMNTYSAMQQALKMVVADLDPAIIEAATDKEGGLGGLMSSRKAKLWDHFVTRWKAKTERHDNGLVDAFMLYFSECYDRLASKLRS encoded by the coding sequence GTGCCGTCGCTTACGCTGTCGATACAGAACATGGACAGGCTGCCCGATGGCGGCCCGCTCCAGATCACCATCAAGGGCCAGCGCGGGCTTGATATCGGCCGCGACCAGTATCTCGACTGGACCTTGCCCGACCCTGGCCGGATCGTCTCCAGTCGGCACTGCGAGGTGCGTTTCCGCGACGGCGCCTATTGGCTGCACGACGTGTCGAGCAACGGCACCTTCGTCAATGGCAGCGAATTGCGGATGTCGGGGCCGCACCGCCTCAAGGATGGCGACCGGCTCGAGATCGGCCACTACATCATCGGGGCGAGCGTCGACAGCGAAGGCGCGTCGGAGACGGCGCCCGAGCCTGCCGCGCCATCCTCCGCCCGGCCGGACGAGATGTGGGAGAGCGCCTCGACGGCGCCGCCGATCCCGGCCTCAGAGCTCAGGCCGCCGCGCCCGGCGGCCGAGCAGAACGACTTGATGAACTGGTATGTCGATATCCCGGAGATCGACGAGCCGGCACGCAGCAACGAACCGGCCTGGCTGCCGCCGGACCGGAGCACCGCCTCTGCCCCTGCTGCGCCTCCGCCTGTTCCGCCGCCGGCACCGAACGCTGATGCGCCGGGCTTCGAGGCCTTGCCACCGATGACCGCGCCGCTGCCGGCGCCGCGCGGCGACTGGTCGATCCACCCCATTCCCGATACGCCCGAGCCGGCACAGCCTTCGCCCGAGCCCGTGCCGTTGGGCGGTTACATGACCTCGCCGCCGGCCGCGATCCTGGCCGCCAAACCCGCGCGCCCGGCCGCCGCCGCCGTCGCCGCGGCTCCCGAGCCGCCGCCGGCTGCTCCGCCGACCCCGGTCAAGGCTCCGGCCCAGGCCCAGATCGGCAATCAGCTCGCAGCAAGGATGGCGCGCGGCGCCGGCGTCAGCGAGGAGATCTTCAACCGCCGTTCGCCCGAGGAGATGGCCGAACTCGCCGGCCTGCTGCTGCGGATCACCTGCGAGAACGTCAAGCAGATGCTGCAGGCGCGGGCCGAGACCAAGGGCCTCGTGCGCAGCACCAACCAGACCATGATCCAGGCGCTGGAGAACAATCCGCTCAAATTCTCGCCGACTGTCGAGGACGCGCTGCGGATCATGTTCGGTCCCAGCACGACGAGCTATCTCGACGCCAGGCGGGCGCTCGAAGACAGCTTCAGGGATCTGAAGACCCATCAGATGAACACCTACTCCGCCATGCAGCAGGCGCTGAAGATGGTGGTCGCGGATCTGGACCCCGCTATCATCGAAGCGGCTACGGACAAGGAAGGCGGGCTCGGCGGCCTGATGAGCTCGCGCAAGGCCAAGCTCTGGGACCATTTCGTCACGCGCTGGAAGGCCAAGACCGAGCGCCACGATAACGGCCTGGTCGATGCCTTTATGCTGTATTTTTCGGAATGCTACGACAGGCTGGCGAGCAAGCTGCGCTCCTGA
- a CDS encoding PAAR domain-containing protein yields MPTGPAARVFDPVLHPLPPILQPGPGSANVLIGGRPAWRGIGGSGAAAVKAAKQASDATLKAAETAKVAAAGTPGAPAAILAEETAKTAASTAMSATITGAAAGGGGVDIHICATPLPVPPHGPGVVVDGSTTVMINGLPACRMGDTIVEALGPPNKIMMGCPTVIIGG; encoded by the coding sequence ATGCCGACCGGACCGGCTGCCCGCGTATTCGATCCCGTGCTGCACCCGCTGCCGCCGATCCTGCAACCAGGGCCGGGTAGCGCCAATGTCCTGATCGGCGGCCGGCCGGCCTGGCGCGGCATCGGCGGGTCCGGTGCGGCTGCTGTGAAGGCCGCAAAGCAGGCGTCTGATGCCACGCTCAAGGCGGCGGAGACCGCCAAGGTGGCTGCGGCGGGCACGCCCGGTGCCCCGGCAGCGATTTTGGCCGAGGAGACCGCCAAGACGGCGGCGTCCACTGCGATGAGCGCAACCATCACCGGCGCGGCTGCAGGCGGCGGCGGGGTCGACATCCATATCTGCGCCACGCCCCTGCCGGTCCCGCCGCATGGGCCCGGCGTCGTTGTCGATGGCTCGACGACGGTGATGATCAACGGCCTGCCGGCATGCCGCATGGGCGACACCATCGTCGAGGCGCTCGGGCCGCCCAACAAGATCATGATGGGCTGCCCGACGGTGATTATCGGCGGCTGA